Sequence from the Streptomyces sp. R33 genome:
GACATCGTCGGGATTCATTCGTGCTGTCTTTCATGCGGGGTGACGGCGGGCGGGCCGCCCGCAGGGACACAGCCGGACGCCCCGGCGGGCGCAGTCCCCGGGCGGGGGAGCCGGACCGCGCCGTTCCCTCGCCGGACCACGCTTCGGGCCAGGGGGCCTGAAGGTGCCTGGTCATGGTTGGTTCCCTGGCCGGAGGCCGCGGTGGTGAAGGGCGGGGCGTGGTGCCGGCGCGCGCCCGAGACCGTTCGGTGTCCGGAGCCCGGGTCAGGCGTATTTGCCGAGGTCGCTGGCCTGGAGGGCGGCTTTGTCGTTGATTCCGATGACGTAGCCGTCCGGGTCGCGGAAGTAGAACATGCGCTGGCCGGTGTGGTCGGTGTCGGTGTCCTTGATGATCTCGGCGTGCCGGGAGATGCGGTCGTGGGCTCCGTCGAAGTCGGCCACGCCCAGGTAGAACATGCCGGCGAAGCCGATGGGGGTGTCGGCCAGGCTGGGCAGCCAGTTCTTCAGGTCGGCGTTGCTGTAGAGCATCCCGCAGAATCCGCCCTGGTAGAGCAGCATGTGGATGTCGTCGCCGGGGCTGGCGGTGCTGGAATCGACGTCGAAGCCGAGCTGGGTGTAGAACGTGATGCTGGCCGCGGTGTCCTTGACACTGAGGCAGGGAGCGAATGGCATAAATCCTCCATGGTCGGGTGGGTGCGGCTTCCACCAGGGTGGGAGCGCGGGGGCCGGCATGCGCCAGGCACCCCACGGTTCCATTTCTCCGCCGGTTGGGGCGTGCGTGCACTGCGGGGGCCGCCGTCTTGATGAGAGCGGCCGCTCGAAGCGGCCGGGGTTGTCAGCGGGTGCTGCTGATGCAGAAGGGCTGTCCGGAGGGGTCGAGCAGGACGGTCCAGTGGTCCCCGCCCGGCTGGTGGGCGGGCCTGGTCGCGCCCAGCTCGAGGAGCCGCTTCTCGGCTGCCTCGACGTCCTCGAAGCTGATGTCCATGTGGAAGGCGAGTTCATCCTGCGGCCAGGTGGGGGCCTTGAACGTCGTGGCGGACCAGAAGACGTACATCATGTTGCCGACCCACACGGGAAAGGCCGCCGCGTTGCCGTGCTCGTCCCGGTACGGCTCCGAGACCTGCGCGCCGAGGGCGGCGGCGTAGAACTTCGCGAGCTCGCCTCCGTCCTCGGCCCAGATCGCATGCGACAGGACCTTGCCGCTCACGGCGCTGCCGGCATGTGTCTCAACCATGGTTTTCTCCTACGGCGGGGGTCGGCTGGGGAGGTTGCGCCCGCTGAAGACGACCGTAACCGGCGTATAGGACAGCAAATGTCCTATATCGCTTGTGGTGGGGTTGGGCGGGCGGGCCCGGTGACGCGTGGGTAACGTGCGGCCATGGCTTACGACGAGGTACTGGCGGAACGGGTCCGGGAACTGTGGAACAGACCGAGGAGATCACCGCGAAGAAGATGTTCGGCGGACTCGTCTTCACCGTGCAGGGGAACACGGTGGTCGGCGTGGTCGGCGACGAACTACTGGTACGAGTCGCCACGGACGACACCCCACAGGCTCTCGCCCGGCCCGGCGCGCGGCCCTTCGAGGTCCGCGGCCGGATCTCGAAGGGCTGGGTCATCGTGGCAGGAGAAGTCCTCGACGACCCCGTCCTGAACGACTGGCTGCACCTGGGCCGCAAAGCCGCCGCCACACTTCCGCCGAAGTGACCTCCTTCCCCACCGCGAGCGCTTACGGATGCGGCCGCCCGGGGGGCGCGGCGGGCGAGGCAGACGATCCAGGGTGTACTCCAGCCGGTCACGCCGCGCAGGTCGACCGGGACAGGGGTGAGGTGCGGGTCAGGCTGAATCCGTGACCTTCAGCAGGGTGAGGGCAGGCGGTCCAGGCTCGTGCGGCCCGCGGCGATGCGGCGGGCCATCAGCGTGCTGCTGCACTGCAGGTCGACGACCGGTCGGTAGCCCCCGGAAGTCGACGACAGGAGTGAAGGAGACTGACTGCTACCGTCAGGGAGCGACCAGGCGGACGCCGAGCCAGTCGCCCACGTTCTCGTTCTTGGTCTCGCAGAGGCCGGAGCTCTGCGCGGCCCTCGTGATGTCGCTGGGCACGGTCCCCGGTCTTCGGGGCCAAGAACCAGATCACGCCGCCGCCTTCGAGCCGCCCGCCGGCGTCTACCAAGACGCCTGTGAGGTCACCGTCGCTATCGCGGAACCAGCGCACGACGACGACGGCGACGTCGTCGTATGTCTCCCCGATCAGGTCCTGTCCTGTCCTGTGACGAGCCCGCCAGTCGACCTGAGGCCGGACGACGGGAAGCAGGGCGACCCCTGCCTCCTTGTGAGAAGCCGTTGCCATGCCGATCACGGTGGGCGTGAGTTCGAGTGACTGCCAGCCGGGTGATCTTTCGGCGGTCTGGGTATCAAGCCGAGGGTGATCGGCGAGCGAGGGGGCGGAATTCGAATGGGGGCAGCGGACGAGCGGGAGCATCAGGATGGGGAAGGCTGGCTGACGAAGGCCGAAGTCCGGGAGATCTGGCCGCAGATCAGGCCGATCAGCATCACAGCCGTGGCGCGGGCCAACAGCGTACGTACCTCGGCTGCGCCCTCTCCGGACCTGGCCTGCGAGCCGACCTACCACGCGGCTGACGTACGCCACGTGGCCGCGCGGATCGCCCGGGGTGAGGCCGATGTCGCGCCCTGGCAGCGCGCCGACTCCGACGCTGCACGCGACGACGCCACACCCGCCCCACCGGTTCGGCAGCCCGTCGGTTGGGGGCCCGAGAACGTGCCGGGACTGATCCTGCTGGCAATCATCGTGGGACTGATCCTCTGGGGCCTGACCTCTCCCGACAACCACGGCACAGTAACGAACTTCGTGCGCTGAGTGCGCGCGGTTGCCCTATCGATCTTGGTGATCGTGAGTTCGAGTCTGCCGACTCGGTTGGGCGATCTCCTGGTCGGCAGGGCATGAAAGTGGGGCCTCCCGTACAGCTCGTGGGTGTCGAATCCAGTCGAGCAACAGGAGGCCCCCTGGTGCCGCAGTCTTCCGTCTCCGTGACATTGCCATCCAACTCCGCGCCCCTGTCGTGTGATTGCCTCGCTCACCGGTTCGGGCACGCCGGGGACCGGCCGCACAGGCGTCCGAGGTACCCCTCGGACATGACCGACACGGAGTGGGCAGTCGTACGCGACGCGATGCCCGTGCCCGCCTGGCTTGAGGGAAGGGGCGGGCAGCCGGAGAGCTACTGCCACCGGCAGCTGGTCGACGCGGTGCGCTACCTGGTTGCGGGCGGCATTGCCTGGAGAGCGGCGCCCTGCCGGACTTCCCCGCATGGGACCGCGTCTACGCCTTCTTCCGGCGCTGGCGGGACAAGGGCCTGGTCGCCGAGTTCCACGACCGGCTGCGCGGCCGGGTCCGCGAAGCGTCGGGCCGTGATCCGGAGTCGACCGCCGGGAGCATCGACGCGCAGTCGGTGAAAGGGGCCGCGTCGGTGCCGGTTGCCAGCCGGGGGTTCGACGGCGGGAAGAAGGTGAACGGCCGCAAGAGGCACATCGTCGTGGACACCCTCGGGCTTCTGCTGGCCGTGACGGTCACCGCCGCATCCGTCACCGACCGCGAGGCCGGCTGGACGCTGCTGGAGCGGCTGCGGACGCGGCACTGGCGCATCTCGTAGGCGTGGGCCGACGGCAGCTACCTGCGGCCCCATGGACAATCAAGCGCCGCGTAGCAGCGACCAGACCCGGAGCCGACCAGGTGCAGCAGCCGACGACGCACGATCACCCGGCTTCCCACTACCGCCGGCCGTTCGGATCCCGCAACGCGACGCAGGCACCACCAGGGCGTGGAGCTCGTAGGCCGCTTCCATGACCTGGTCAGCCACCTCCCCCTCGTACAGCCGGGCGTTGGCCTCGGTGGCAGGAAACACGTCAACGAGGACGTTCACCCCCTCCCGCGGCACGGCGTCACAACCCGCCCACGCCACCGCACACCCGCGCAGAACCCGCCGCAGCCGCTCATACGCCTCCACGTCGAAGCCACTCCCCGAGCGAAGCCCCTCGTCAAAGGAAAGCCACGCACCGACCAACTCCCCGAGCGGACCACCCGCATACGCGCCCACCTGCTGTTCCCTCACACCACCGATCCTACGGACGCACAGCGAAACTGCGATCTCTCGGTTTCATGACAGCACGCGACCTGCATGAGTACCGCCCTGTGACACCCGCCGCCGGCATGACCTCGCCGACAGAAATCCGATCGGAAACCCACACCCCCAGCGCGAATCCCCCGCACCATGCGGCTGTCCACGACCAGGACCATCCATCCCGACACGCCGACCGGGCACACACGAACGGATGGAGCAGAGGCTCCGCTTCCCCACAGCTCACCGAAGATGGGCGGATGCCGACCACCGACGCCGCGGCTCGATGAACAGCGCATCCATGGGCATGCTGCAATGCGGGCGCATGACTTCCAGCCAGGTCACTCCACCGTCCAGGAGACGGCCCATACATCCGAAGCCGTTCCACCCCAGATCGACGAAACAGCGCTCGGCCTGCTGTTCCCGTCCAAACAGTCGCTGACCGTGCAGCGTCCCCTCCCCCCAGATTGCCTGCCCCGCCCGAAGACGGGGGTGCCTTGACAGGCCCAGTGATTAGCCGCCATATTACTTGCATGACGAGGGACGGCATCGACGGCGAGGCGCCCACGCTGGACCAGGCCCGGCGGCAGGTCGAGCACTACGGCCTGGAGGTCGATCCGCAGGCGGTGCTGGTCGCGGTGCGGCTGATTTCGGCGGGCGCGAGGGTTGGCCGGGCGGCCGAGTCGCATTTCGCCAGGTTCGGCCTGTCGACGGGTCGCTACCGCCTGCTCGCCGACCTCGAAGACCACGGCGGGGAGAAATCCCCCTCGCACCTTGCAGCCGACCTCAATGTCTCCAGGGCCACGGTCACCGGCCTACTGGACGGCCTTGAGCGCGAGGGCCTGATCGCCCGCCGCCCGTCCACGGAGGACGGCCGGGGCACGGTGGCCATCCTGACCGCACGCGGGGCGCAGCGTTTGCGCGACATGGCGTCCGAGCATTTCGGGCGGCTCGAGGCGATGGTGGGCGGGCTTTCCGTCGAGGAGCGTGCAGTGTTCCTGGATCTGCTCGCCCGCGTCGTGCGGGGCAGTGCGGCTCTGGCCGCCGACTGATCCGACTCTCTACTGATTTGGCGCCGCCCTCCGGGTAGGGCCTCTTTTTACGAGGTAATAGTTAGCCACCTAATTATATTGGGGCGGTGCAGGCCTGCCGCCCCCGCCGCGCACCTTCGCTTCCCTCACACGAACGAGAAAGAGGCCAGCATGCCCGCAACGAAGGACAGAACCAGCCGAAACCACGCAGCCTCCCGGCCATCCCGGCCGTTCACCCTGTGGCGCGAGGTACTGACCGCCTACGCCGCCCCCGCGCTGATGGCCGGTACCGCCGGAGTCGTCACCGGGCAGCAGGACCTGGCCGTGGCCGCCTGCACCTCCCTCGCCGGCACCTCCGCCGTGGTGGCCTTCCTCGTCGGCACCTGGCTGCGGCACGGCGGGCAGCCCCGACGGTGGACCACCACCACGCCGCGCGTCGCCCTGACCGCCGCACTCGTCATCACCGCCACCGGCGCGGCGGCCCTGCTGGGATGGTTCACCGCCCAATGGCTGCCCGCCCACACCCCTGTACCCGCCACCCCGTGGCTGGAGCGCCTACGCATCGACCTGCCCGTCTCCGCAGCCCTCGCCACCACCATCGTCACCCTGCGCTGGCGCAGCACCACCACAGCATCCCCGGCATAGCCCACCCCGGCACCGGGCCCACCCGCCCCCACGAACCCAAGCCCGACCGAGCCACGCCGGCAGCACCCGCCGCCGGGAAGTCATCAAGGAAAAGGAATGAGCACACGATGATCGTTGTCATGGGAGCGACCGGAGCGACCGGGAACGCCCTGCTCCACAGCCTCCGCGCACTCGGCGCACCCGTCCGCGCACTGACCCGTACCCCGCACAGGCCGATCCCCGGCATGACCGGCGCACACCAACCGTCCGTCGAGGTTCAGTACGCCGACGCCACCGACCCCCACTCCCTGCGCACCGCCTTCAAGGGCGCCGACCGGCTCTTCCTCGCCATGGCCAACAGCCCCGCACAGGTCGAACTCGAAACCCGCGTCATCGACATCGCCGCCCACACCGGCATCGGACACATCGTCAAGATCTCCGCACCCGCCGCCGAACCCGACTCCCCGGTCGCCATCTCCCGCGGACACCACGCCGTCGAGGAACACCTGCGCGCCAGCGGCCTCGCCCACACCATCCTGCGCCCCTACGCCTTCATGCAGAACCTCCTGCGCCTGGCCCCCACCGTCGCCCAGGGCGTCATCCTCGGCACGACGGGCGACGCGCCCTGCAACTACATCGACGCCCGCGACATCGGCGACGTCGCTGCCGCCGCCCTCACCGGGCCCGACATCGCCCGCGGCACCTACACCCTGACCGGACCCGAAGCCGTCTCGTACCCCGGACTGGCCTCACGACTGACCACCCTGACCGGCAATCAGGTCGACTACATCAACCTCACCCCGGACGAACTGCGCGACGACCTCGTCCACAACGCCCACATGCCCACCTGGCTCGCCGACCACGTGACGGAGATCCAGCAACTCGCCATTGCCCGACCCGAAACCCCCGCCAGCACCGTCAACGACATCCTCGGCCGCCCGCCCCGCACCCTCGACGCCTTCCTGCACGAACACCACGCCCACTTCCGCCGGTAAGGCAACCCGGCAAAGGTGCGCGGTCGCAGCGCTAGGGGCGGCGGGTGGGGGCGTCGTGCAGGAGCAGATCGATCACGGAGTCGATGTAGCCGGCCAGTTGACTGTCGCTGCTGAGAGGGAGCACGCCGGGCAGCCTCGTCGCCAGCTCCGTTCGTACGCCGGATCTTGGTCCGTTGGGTGGTTGGGCGGCCCGGTGTTACTGCCGCCAGAGCGCTCTGGTCACCGGGCCTCGCCCGCGCACGCCCTGTCGACGCGGACTGAACCGACCATAGCCACGGCCAGCCACCGCCCGGCATCAGAAGCACAGCGTTCGGCATCCCGCGTGACATGCGCGGCCGAGAGTTGACGCCCGACGCTGACACCAGCTGCCCCCACCAAAGCCCTCCCCCCCCTTCTCGCATCCCCGCGCCGACCACGCGCGAGCAGCCCCAGCTTCGCAGCGGACCGAGGACGCGGACCGCCTGTTGCGTACGCCGGGGCCTGGTGCCGGCCGCCGAAGAAGGCCGTTCCCGAGCCGGTCAGCCTGTCATTCAACCCCTCAGGGTCGTCATCGAGTCCCTTGGCCCCCTCGCGTCCACGGCACCCGGCCCTGCTGCTGTCAGTTGAACAAGTGGCTGATCCCGCCTTGACCATCCGTTCCGTTCCAGATCACGGCCCCCACCCAGAACGGGAACCAAGAGACCCGTTCCGGCAGGACTGAAGCGGCAAGGAGCCAGACGACAGGCAGAACAGTGAACAGCAAGCAGCAGGACAGTCCCCGGCCGAACGTGTGCGACTGCCCCGTCGAATTCGTAGTCACCTCGCGAAGGTAGGCGACACTCACAAGTCGCACATGAGTAGCCGTACCTACTTTGCCGCTTGCCCCAGAAGCCGTATCTCAACCGAACTTGATCTCTTGATTCTCCATGTGAGGCGTGATTTCGCTCGGGGTGAGGGAGGCATGCGGCGTCTTGTATCCGCTTCATGGCCGAGGGGTGCGCGGCGGCGTCGGTGCTGGGAATGTTGGAGGAGCGGGAGGCGGCAGCCCGAGTGCGGGTGGAGGGCCTGCGGGAGGAAGCCGCTCGGTTGGCTGAGGTGCTGGAGACCGCGGAGATCGAGCTGGATCTACGGAAGAACGAAACGTTCCCACAGCGCGGCACGCGGAGGTCCGGACGGAACTCCTGGGCACGGGCGCCGTGGTGGAGGCCAAGCGGGCACGGGCGGGCCGTACCGTGTTTCTGCCCGGGGACTGGACCGAGCTGAAGGCCCCGCACCTGCCCTTGGAAACCGCGAAGCTGGCGACGCACCTGGTGCGGCCGCTGTGGAGCAACCGGATCCGCTCCCCGTTCGGGCGGATCCTGCCGACCGCACCGCTGCACGAGATGTTCACGGCGGCCTGGGAGCGGCTGCACGGCGAGGCCGGCGGTACCGGCTGAGGTCCCCCCGACCGCGGGCCGGTGCCGTCCCCCTCGCTGGGGTCGGCACCGGCCCGTACGCCGCCGTCAGTCTTCCTCCCTGCGCCGACGGCGGTAGTAGGCGATCGTGACCACGGCCAGGAGCGGGCCCCAGGCCAGCAGCGGGAGGTAGCAGGCGGTCATCAGCCAGGCGGACGCGCCCTTGGGTGCATCGGCGGCACGCATCTCCTCGTTCCACCCGCCACACGCCGCCAGGGTCGTGATCGCGGTGAGCACCGCCGCTCCCCCCGAGGCCGGGACCACCGCTGCCAGGGCGGGGATCCGCCGGCCCCCGAGAACCGGTATCCAGCGGGGCACTCTCTCGCCCCACGGCCGGATGAGGCCCAGGGTGAGCAGTCCCAGGCATTCGGCGAACACGCTCAGCGCGATCAGGTAGAGGGACGTCCACCCCGGGAAGTTGCCCTCGTGCAGCTCATTTCCCTCGCCGAATCCGGAGGGCATGCCGAGGGCCACCGCGCACCGCCACAGGCCCGAAGGCACCAGGCTCAGGGCGGCAGCGTGCGCTGCCCACCGGATCGGACGGGAGACCACCGGCCGGTCCGGTCTCGTGGACGGGGGGCGGGTCGTCGTCGGAAGTGCCATGACGTCTGTGATCCTCTGCCTCTGCTGTCTGTTCCGTGCCGTTTTCCGGACCGTCTTTCCGTGCTGTCACCGGCCCGCGCCGGGCTGCCATCCGGCCGGCAGTGCGGGCAGGTCCGCGTGCGTGACCTTGAAGCCTCCTTCGGTGACCGGTGCGAAGGGGGCAGGGGCCATGCAGGTGCCGACCCTGGGCATGACGGGCTTGCCGTCGACGACGTCGAGATTGCCGACGCCCCAGCCGAAGGAGAACCGGCCGCGGCCCGGGCCTCCGCTCTTGACGCTGAACCCGTAACGGGTGCCGATCTCTTCGGGGTCGACCGACTTGGTGATCACAGCGGTGAGCGTCGCCGTATCGCCGCCCGTGACCAGGCAGTCCACGGCCGCCTCCGCCGTCCGGGTCTCGTTCGTCTCGGCCACCCAGTGGGAGATGGTGACCGTGCCCCGGGCGTCGGTGGGCATGCCCTTCGGCAACGTGTCGACGGGGCGGCTGAAGGGCGCCGCGGTCGCATCCACCGTGAAACGATGTCGTCGTCGGGCGCGTAGGTGTAGAAGATCCGTCCCTGCCCGCTGACCTTGGCCGGGCCGCCCGGCTTGTTCGCGGACGCGGATGCCGGTGCGGAGCCGGATGCGGAGGCCGCATCCGTGGCCGAGGCGAAGGAGGACGGTCCGCTCAGCGCGGCGAAAACCGTCGCGGCGGCGACCGCCCCGGCGGCGATCCGGCGGCGCGGGGTGGAGAGGAGGGCGGGCATACAGGGCTCCTTGATCGGCGACCGCCCGACGGCGGCCGTGGTTTCGGTGACGGGTTCCACCCTCGCCGCGGTGGCGGCGGGCGGACCATCTGCCGATCAGCGGATCTCCCGCCCCGGCAGGGCCGGTCCCTCTGCCGTTCGGCAGAGGGACCGGCCCTGCACCCCACCCGTAGGATCAAGACGTGGGGAAGATCAAGGACTTCGGGCACCGAGACGTCATCCTGACCGCGGCCGCCGTTGTGACGGGGTGTACGGCGCTCGGGGCCATCGCCGTCGTGCACGGCGGCCTGTCGGGGCCCTACGGGGCCACGTCGGCGATCGCGACCGCCACGACGTTGCTGTGGGTCCTGGCCGGCTGGCCCCACTCGCGCGAACGCCTCGCCCCGCCCCTCGCGTTCGCCGGAGTCCTGTCCCTGGCCACCACCGCCGTCGCGACCCCGCCCACGGAACCCGACGCGTCATGGGCGCGACTGGTGGAAGTGGTCCTCCTGCTGGTGCTTCTCGTCGTCGCGGCCCGCTGGGTCCCCTTGCGGCAGGCGGTGGGGGCAGTCGTACCGGCGGGTGCGGCGGTGGCGGCGTGGACCCTGCCCCTGCTTCCGGAGCCCACGCTGCTCTCGCTGGCCGGCGCGGCGGCGTTCTGGTCCCTGCCCGTACTGGGTGCGGTTGTCATCGGGGGCTATCCGCGGCTGATGGAGCACCGGCGGCAGCGCCTGGTCGTCGAGACCCGTCGCTCCCAGCGACTCGAACTCGCCCGTGACCTCCACGACTTCGTCGCTCACGACGTCAGCGGGATCGTGGCGCAGGCGCAGGCGGCACGTTTCGTGGCGCAGGCGGATCCCGGCCAGGCGCTGTCGGCGCTGGAGCGCATCGAGGCGGCCGGGCTCAGCGCGCTGGCGTCGATGGACCGGATGGTGAAGACACTCCACGAAGCGGACTGCGGTGATGCCCGGCCGCCGGGCGCCAGCGGTGTCGAGCCGCTGCCCGGGGTGGACGGGCTGCCCGCTCTCGTCGCGCAGTTCTCCTCCGCGGGCGCGGCCCCGGTGGCGCACCTTCACGTGGCGCCCGGAGCCACGGACGGGCTCTCGCGGACCGCCGGTTCGACGGCCTACCGGGTGGTCGTCGAAGCCCTCACCAACGTCCGCCGCCACGCCCCCGGCGCCTCGCGGGTCGAGGTGTCCCTCACCCCCGCCCGTACCCTCGACGGCGCGCCCGCGCTCCAGGTCGAGGTGTGCGACGACGGCGGCAGCGGGCGGCACGCAGAGCGGTCCGGCCCGCGTACGAGCATGCGGCGGCCGGGGGACGGCCACGGCGGACGCGGCCTGAGCGGTATGCGCGAGCGCGTACGGGCCACGGGCGGCACGCTGACGTACGGGCGCTGCGGCGAGGGCGGTTGGCGGCTCGTCGCCGTGCTGCCCCTGGCGTCGGAGTCCCAGGCGTCGGAGCCGACAGGCGACCTCGTGGCGGCGGAGACCCCGTCGTGAACCACGCCCCCATCCGCATCCTGCTGGCCGACGACCAGGACGACGTCCGCAGCGGCTTCCGTCTCGTCCTGGACTCACAGCCCGACATGACCGTGGTCGGCGAGGCCGCCGACGGAGCCACGGCCCTGGAGCTGGCCCGGAGCCTGCGGCCGGACGTCGTCCTGGCCGACATCCGCATGCCGCGGCTCGACGGCCTTGAGCTCACCCGCCGCCTCGCCGGCCCTGACGCCCCGCATCCCACCCGGGTCATCGTCGTGACCACCTTCGACCTGGACGAGTACGTGCACACCGCCCTCCACCACGGCGCCAGTGGTTTCCTCCTCAAACGCTCCGGGCCCAACCTGCTGATCGAGGGCGTCCGGGCGGCCATGGCCGGTGACGCGCTGATCAGCCCGCAGATCACCGTCCGCCTCCTGCGCCAGCTCACCACGGCCCCGTCACTCCCGGCCACCGCCTCCCCGCCGGCGGAGGCACGCGCGGCGGATCCGCTGACCGACCGCGAGCGCCAGATCGTCCGCCTCATCGCCCGCGGCCACACCAATGCCCGGATAGCCGCCGAGCTCTTCATCTCGCCGGGAACCGCGAAGACCCACATCGCCAACATCCAGACCAAGCTGAAGACCGCGAACCGTGTCGGCATCGCGGCATGGGCCTGGAAGACGGGGCTGGCCACCCCTGAGCCGTGAACCGGCGTGCGGACCCGTCAAGGCCTTTTCGCAGGCCCGCTACGGGGTAGCCGACCAGGGAAAGGGAGCGCGGCAGGACAGACGAGGAGCAACGGTGATCACTCAGGAGCAGCTCGCAGCCATGGCCGGCTCCACGGCTTACACGAGCGGGGGCCAGCGCGTGGGCGGGGTGGAGTACGTCCTGGTGGACAGTGCTCGGGCTCGGGGAAGGCGTCGTTGGGGGTGAACAGGGTCAGCTGACTGGTGGTCATCAGGGCGCGCCAGGAGGCAGCCGCCAGCTGCGACGGCGGAGGTTCCGGTTCCCCGCCCGGCGGGGGCTCACTCGGTGGGGCTGATTCCGTGCAGGAGGGTGTCGACGAGGGTGGCGAGGTCGGGCGCGGTCGCGGGGGCGCCGCGCAGGAGCAGGTGGAACCAGAGCGCGCCCCCCAGCAGGTTCATCACGGTGGCGGGCTCGACGCCGTCGGCGAGTTCGCCGCGCCGTCGGGCCCGGTCGAAGACGACGGTCTCCCGGGCCAGGCGGTCGGCGAAGAACGCGGCCGCGGCGCGGGCGGTCTCGGGCCGCTCGGGGGCTGCGCCGAGCAGGGCGGGCACCAGCCGGGCGGTGTCCGGCCGGGTGAGCAGCCCGGCGATGTGGGCGGCGAGGGCGAGCAGGTCGCCGCGCAGGCTGCCGGTGTCGGGGACGGGCAGGTCGAGTTCCTCCGCGTTGACCAGGGCGGCGGCGAGCAGCGCGTCCTTGGAGGGCCACCAGCGGTAGATGGTGGTCTTGTTGACGCCGGCTCGGGCGGCGACGGTCTCGATCGCGAGGCGGTCGTAACCCTGTTCGCGCAGCAGGTCGAGGGTCGCGGTGTAGATCTCCCGCGCGCGGCGCGGCTGGTGGAGGCGGCTGGGCACCCGCCCATGCTAATGCAACAGAGCGTTGTGTTCTGGTGCCGCCCCGTCTACGCTCCGAGAAAGCAACGGTGCGTTGCATTTTGACTAGGAGGTAGGGGATGACGGCGACGACGGACGAGCTGCCGGTCGTGTTCGTGCACGGGATCCGGCTGTCCGGGGCGATGTGGACCGAGCAGCTCGACCTCCTCGGGCCCGGCCGCCCGGCGCTGGCCCCGGACCTACCGGGCCACGGCCGCCGCCGCGGCGAGCGGTTCACCCTGGACGGCGCTGCGGGGGCGGTGGTCGAGGCCGCCGACCGGCTGGGCGGTCGGGCCTTGCTCGTCGGCGTCTCCCTCGGCGGCTTCGTCGCCCTCGCCGCCGCCGGACGCCACCCCGAACGCTTCGCCGGGGTCCTCGCCGCCGGCTGCACCTCGCGGCCCGACGCGGCACTGCGACTGCCGTTCCGGCTGGGCCACCGCGCGATGTCCGCACTCGCGGACGGCGGGGAGGCGCTCGGCGCGCGGATCCTGCGGCGCGTGCTGCCACCGCAGGTCGCCGGTCCGGCCGTCGCCGCCGGGCTCGCCACCGAGGTCGTCCCCGACGTGCTGGCCGCCGCCCGCGACCTCGACCCGCTCGGCGACCTGGCCCGCTACCCGGGGCCGGTGTGGCTGGTGAACGGACGGCACGACCACTTCCGGCGCCACGAGCGGCAGTTCACCGCCGCCAACCCG
This genomic interval carries:
- a CDS encoding NmrA family NAD(P)-binding protein, with product MIVVMGATGATGNALLHSLRALGAPVRALTRTPHRPIPGMTGAHQPSVEVQYADATDPHSLRTAFKGADRLFLAMANSPAQVELETRVIDIAAHTGIGHIVKISAPAAEPDSPVAISRGHHAVEEHLRASGLAHTILRPYAFMQNLLRLAPTVAQGVILGTTGDAPCNYIDARDIGDVAAAALTGPDIARGTYTLTGPEAVSYPGLASRLTTLTGNQVDYINLTPDELRDDLVHNAHMPTWLADHVTEIQQLAIARPETPASTVNDILGRPPRTLDAFLHEHHAHFRR
- a CDS encoding VOC family protein, giving the protein MPFAPCLSVKDTAASITFYTQLGFDVDSSTASPGDDIHMLLYQGGFCGMLYSNADLKNWLPSLADTPIGFAGMFYLGVADFDGAHDRISRHAEIIKDTDTDHTGQRMFYFRDPDGYVIGINDKAALQASDLGKYA
- a CDS encoding response regulator, encoding MNHAPIRILLADDQDDVRSGFRLVLDSQPDMTVVGEAADGATALELARSLRPDVVLADIRMPRLDGLELTRRLAGPDAPHPTRVIVVTTFDLDEYVHTALHHGASGFLLKRSGPNLLIEGVRAAMAGDALISPQITVRLLRQLTTAPSLPATASPPAEARAADPLTDRERQIVRLIARGHTNARIAAELFISPGTAKTHIANIQTKLKTANRVGIAAWAWKTGLATPEP
- a CDS encoding TetR/AcrR family transcriptional regulator, whose translation is MPSRLHQPRRAREIYTATLDLLREQGYDRLAIETVAARAGVNKTTIYRWWPSKDALLAAALVNAEELDLPVPDTGSLRGDLLALAAHIAGLLTRPDTARLVPALLGAAPERPETARAAAAFFADRLARETVVFDRARRRGELADGVEPATVMNLLGGALWFHLLLRGAPATAPDLATLVDTLLHGISPTE
- a CDS encoding alpha/beta fold hydrolase, translating into MTATTDELPVVFVHGIRLSGAMWTEQLDLLGPGRPALAPDLPGHGRRRGERFTLDGAAGAVVEAADRLGGRALLVGVSLGGFVALAAAGRHPERFAGVLAAGCTSRPDAALRLPFRLGHRAMSALADGGEALGARILRRVLPPQVAGPAVAAGLATEVVPDVLAAARDLDPLGDLARYPGPVWLVNGRHDHFRRHERQFTAANPRATLVLVPGAGHYLPMTHGLRFARLVADFGRLARS
- a CDS encoding MarR family winged helix-turn-helix transcriptional regulator, with product MTRDGIDGEAPTLDQARRQVEHYGLEVDPQAVLVAVRLISAGARVGRAAESHFARFGLSTGRYRLLADLEDHGGEKSPSHLAADLNVSRATVTGLLDGLEREGLIARRPSTEDGRGTVAILTARGAQRLRDMASEHFGRLEAMVGGLSVEERAVFLDLLARVVRGSAALAAD
- a CDS encoding sensor histidine kinase is translated as MGKIKDFGHRDVILTAAAVVTGCTALGAIAVVHGGLSGPYGATSAIATATTLLWVLAGWPHSRERLAPPLAFAGVLSLATTAVATPPTEPDASWARLVEVVLLLVLLVVAARWVPLRQAVGAVVPAGAAVAAWTLPLLPEPTLLSLAGAAAFWSLPVLGAVVIGGYPRLMEHRRQRLVVETRRSQRLELARDLHDFVAHDVSGIVAQAQAARFVAQADPGQALSALERIEAAGLSALASMDRMVKTLHEADCGDARPPGASGVEPLPGVDGLPALVAQFSSAGAAPVAHLHVAPGATDGLSRTAGSTAYRVVVEALTNVRRHAPGASRVEVSLTPARTLDGAPALQVEVCDDGGSGRHAERSGPRTSMRRPGDGHGGRGLSGMRERVRATGGTLTYGRCGEGGWRLVAVLPLASESQASEPTGDLVAAETPS
- a CDS encoding transposase, translated to MPVASRGFDGGKKVNGRKRHIVVDTLGLLLAVTVTAASVTDREAGWTLLERLRTRHWRIS
- a CDS encoding VOC family protein is translated as MVETHAGSAVSGKVLSHAIWAEDGGELAKFYAAALGAQVSEPYRDEHGNAAAFPVWVGNMMYVFWSATTFKAPTWPQDELAFHMDISFEDVEAAEKRLLELGATRPAHQPGGDHWTVLLDPSGQPFCISSTR
- a CDS encoding TfoX/Sxy family protein; the protein is MEQTEEITAKKMFGGLVFTVQGNTVVGVVGDELLVRVATDDTPQALARPGARPFEVRGRISKGWVIVAGEVLDDPVLNDWLHLGRKAAATLPPK